The following proteins come from a genomic window of Bartonella apihabitans:
- a CDS encoding Gfo/Idh/MocA family protein — MAPRVAVLGCGYWGSNHIRTLKSLGALAAVSDVNVHRAEGFAAEHDVEAIPVDEVFTRKDIDAMVLALPPQFHAENAIRAIEGGKDVLVEKPIALNVEDAEREVRIAREHKRIFMVGHVLRYHPAFEKLLELVNQGALGEVRYIHAHRLGLGKFHTESDALWDLAPHDLSMILAITKCEPSEIHGEGAAIIDNLSDFAHVHMKFPNGMRSHLFASRLNPYRERRLTVVGTKAMAVFDDVEPWGRKLAIYRFEVWQDNNQWAFTADEPEYIPVEEAMPLTRELQHFLHCIETREEPRTNGDEAIAVLRILTAGSVHHKAKEIAGKTQAKNKDTAKK; from the coding sequence ATGGCTCCACGCGTAGCAGTTTTGGGATGTGGTTATTGGGGGAGCAATCACATACGTACCTTGAAAAGTTTGGGAGCGCTCGCAGCCGTTTCCGACGTGAACGTTCATCGTGCGGAAGGGTTTGCAGCAGAACACGATGTCGAGGCAATCCCCGTTGACGAGGTTTTCACCCGCAAAGATATAGATGCTATGGTTCTGGCACTGCCTCCGCAGTTTCATGCGGAAAACGCCATCAGGGCGATTGAAGGCGGCAAGGATGTGCTGGTTGAAAAACCGATTGCGCTTAATGTCGAGGATGCAGAGCGCGAAGTGCGTATTGCACGCGAACATAAGCGCATCTTCATGGTGGGGCATGTATTGCGCTACCATCCGGCATTTGAAAAATTGCTTGAACTTGTCAATCAAGGGGCGTTGGGCGAAGTGCGCTATATCCATGCGCACCGTCTGGGGCTTGGCAAATTCCACACCGAAAGTGATGCATTGTGGGATCTTGCGCCCCACGACCTTTCAATGATTCTGGCTATAACAAAATGTGAACCGTCGGAAATTCACGGCGAGGGCGCGGCGATTATCGACAATTTGTCCGACTTTGCCCATGTCCATATGAAGTTTCCCAATGGCATGCGCAGCCACCTTTTTGCGTCGCGCCTCAATCCCTATCGCGAACGTCGTTTGACTGTGGTTGGCACCAAAGCCATGGCCGTGTTCGATGATGTCGAACCGTGGGGAAGAAAGCTTGCCATTTATCGTTTCGAGGTTTGGCAGGATAATAATCAATGGGCATTTACCGCCGACGAGCCGGAATATATTCCGGTTGAGGAAGCAATGCCGCTTACCCGCGAATTGCAGCATTTCCTGCATTGCATTGAAACCCGTGAGGAACCCCGCACCAATGGCGACGAGGCCATTGCCGTTCTGCGTATTCTGACGGCCGGCAGTGTCCACCATAAAGCAAAGGAAATTGCCGGTAAAACGCAGGCTAAAAATAAAGATACGGCAAAGAAATAA